The sequence TTGAGGAAGATCCGCCAAGCCTTCTTGGCCAGGTCGTCCGGATCGACCTGAATCCGCGGTCCCTGCTGGTGCTGGGGCTGCTGCTGGCCTTGTTGCGGCTGCTGGGCCTGCGGACGGGCCTGCCCCTCGGCCGGAGCCGCCTGCTGCGGACGCGGCTGCTGGCCTTCAATCGGCGGGTGACCGCCTTGCTGGGGTGGCTGGCCGCCTTGGCCGCCCTTCTTCTTGCGGCGGCGCTTGCGCTTGCCGGACGACGAACCCTCGGTGCCACCTTGGATCGTCTCGGGCTCCGGCCAACCGGAGTGGGCGGCCGGGCGCTCGTGCGCGGAAATATCATCGAGCCGCGGATCCCGCGGAATCGGCGTGTGCTCCACCTTCACCAATGGCGCTTCGACCGGTGCCGGAGCAGGCTCGGAACGCGGAGCCTCCACCACGGCGGGAGCCTCCGGGGCGCTTTCCGCCTGTTCGGATGCGCCCTTGGCAGCCGCCTTCTTGGCGGTCTTGCGGGGACGGGGAGTGGAAACCCGGCGGGATTTCTTCGGCGCTTCGGAAGCGGAATCGGAGGACAAAGGCTCTTCGCTCATGGACTGGAAACAAGAAGCCCGCCGGAACGGCGGGCGTCGAGTGGAAACGGTGGTTCCGCAGGGCGGAAACTCAGTTGTTGCGGATGTCGTCCAAGCTGTCCTTCGCCTTCAGGTCATCCTCCTTGGTCTTGCCATCCTTGCCCATCGACCAGACATCGAAGTCCGGGTTCAGGGCCGCCTTGCCGGAACGGAAACGGTACTCATTGCCATACGGGTCGGTGATGGTGGCGGAGTCACCCGTGCCGGTGATCCAGTTCTGGCGGGAGGACTCCTCCAGCTCGGGGAGGTAGATCTTCTTCTTCTCGTCGTTCTTGCCGTCGAGGTAGAGGAGCTGGCGCAGATTCTTCGTCTCGCCTTCGCCGCTGGCGTTGGTCGAGGCCGGGAAGCTGCCGTTGTCCGCCTTGTATTCCTCGATCGCCTTGGAGAGCAGGGCGACCTGGATACGGGCTTTCTCACGGTCCTGCTTGTCCTTCGCGAACTTCATGCCACCGACGACGAGTGCCGCCAGGATGACGATGATCGAAATCACGGCCAGCATTTCGACGAGGGTGAAGCCCCTGCGTCCTGCGGGTTTGGAATATTTCATACTGATTCAGGTTTTACCGCGGGCGCCGTCTCAGGACTGCTGGCCCATGGTGGAGATAATCTTGATCAGCGGTAGGAACAATGCAAATACAACCGCACCCACAACCAGCGCGAGAATCACGATCATGATCGGCTCGAGAATCGAGGTCAGGGCGGTCACGGCGTTGTCGACTTCGTCGTCATACACTTCCGCCACCTTCAGGAGCATCTCGGGGAGCTGACCGGTTTCTTCACCGACGTCCACCATCGAGATCACCATCGCCGGGAAGACGCTGGAGGCGGAGAGCGGGGTCACGATCGATTCACCTTCCTTCACCGCCTCGTAAACCTTCTCGATCGCCTGGGACACGACGACGTTGCCGGCCGTGTCACGGGTGATGTTGAGGGCCTGGAGGATCGGCACACCGGAGGTCACCAGGGTGCCGAGGGTGCGGGAGAAGCGGGCGATGGCGCTCTTGCGCTGGATGTCACCGAAGATCGGCGCCTTGAGCTTGAGGTTATCGATGATGTTGCGGCCGTTCTTGGTGCGGCCCCACATGTTGAAGCCCACGGCGATGGCACCGAAGACGAGGAAGATGAAGACGGCGTTCGGCAGCAGGAACGGACGCGCCAGCATGAACTCGGAGAAACCGAAGACGACCTTCGAGATGGTCGGCAGCTCGGCGTCGCCGACTTCCGCGAACATCTCCTTGAACTTCGGCACGATGAA comes from Luteolibacter sp. LG18 and encodes:
- a CDS encoding type II secretion system protein — encoded protein: MKYSKPAGRRGFTLVEMLAVISIIVILAALVVGGMKFAKDKQDREKARIQVALLSKAIEEYKADNGSFPASTNASGEGETKNLRQLLYLDGKNDEKKKIYLPELEESSRQNWITGTGDSATITDPYGNEYRFRSGKAALNPDFDVWSMGKDGKTKEDDLKAKDSLDDIRNN
- a CDS encoding type II secretion system F family protein, producing the protein MANFQYKALDAKGEETIGVIQASNDAEAISILRGQGLYPTQVVEEGKGKIAQTKGKAAPKAKGKATPKAAKGKVGGRIKPKVLMIFTRQLATLIDAGLPLLRGLTVLAKQEPNPVLKATVNALADSVQGGSTFSESLAQHPKIFNKLYVNMVKAGELGGVLEIVLQRLAEYQEKAHKLKNKIVSAMVYPVIVMFIAVAILVFLMLFIVPKFKEMFAEVGDAELPTISKVVFGFSEFMLARPFLLPNAVFIFLVFGAIAVGFNMWGRTKNGRNIIDNLKLKAPIFGDIQRKSAIARFSRTLGTLVTSGVPILQALNITRDTAGNVVVSQAIEKVYEAVKEGESIVTPLSASSVFPAMVISMVDVGEETGQLPEMLLKVAEVYDDEVDNAVTALTSILEPIMIVILALVVGAVVFALFLPLIKIISTMGQQS